A stretch of the Notamacropus eugenii isolate mMacEug1 chromosome 2, mMacEug1.pri_v2, whole genome shotgun sequence genome encodes the following:
- the YOD1 gene encoding LOW QUALITY PROTEIN: ubiquitin thioesterase OTU1 (The sequence of the model RefSeq protein was modified relative to this genomic sequence to represent the inferred CDS: deleted 2 bases in 1 codon) has product MFIPARSDHFSFHPPAGCPGGGVSLRPAVSQAGPEVSGGRAGAMWRLRCKAKNGTHVLQGLSSRSRVRELEGQIAALTGIAPGGQRILVGFPPECLDLSNGETVLGDLPIQSGDTLIIEEDKTKHKTSSSALTKHGAHTSFREVLPVLTRTVVPADNSCLFTSVYYVVEGGVLDPACAPEMRNLIAEIVASDPEFYCEALLGKTNQEYCDWIRRDDTWGGAIEISILSKFYQCEICVVDTQTVRIDRFGEDAGYSKRVLLIYDGIHYDPLQRTFPDPDSPPLTIFSSNDDIVLAQALELADEARRKRQFTDVNRFTLRCMVCQKGLTGQAEAREHAKETGHTNFGEV; this is encoded by the exons ATGTTTATCCCGGCGAGGAGCGACCATTTTAGTTTCCATCCGCCGGCCGGTTGCCCCGGCGGCGGCGTCTCCCTCCGTCCGGCGGTGTCCCAGGCAGGTCCC GAGGTGTCCGGCGGGCGGGCGGGCGCGATGTGGCGGCTCCGCTGCAAGGCCAAGAACGGCACCCACGTCCTGCAGGGCCTCTCGAGCCGGTCTCGCGTGCGGGAGCTCGAGGGCCAGATAGCCGCCCTCACCGGGATCGCCCCCGGCGGGCAGCGGATCCTCGTCGGCTTCCCCCCCGAGTGCCTGGACCTCAGCAACGGGGAAACCGTGCTGGGGGACCTGCCCATCCAGTCGG GTGATACCTTGATCATTGAAGAGGACAAAACCAAGCATAAGACTTCATCTTCTGCACTTACAAAACATGGTGCTCATACTTCGTTCAGGGAAGTTTTACCTGTGCTTACCAGAACAGTGGTCCCAGCAGATAACTCTTGCCTTTTCACCAGTGTGTACTACGTAGTAGAAGGAGGAGTTTTGGATCCAGCTTGTGCCCCTGAGATGCGAAATCTTATAGCAGAGATAGTAGCAAGTGATCCAGAATTCTACTGTGAGGCATTATTAGGAAAAACAAATCAAGAGTATTGTGACTGGATTAGAAGGGATGACACTTGGGGAGGAGCTATTGAGATATCCATTTTGTCAAAGTTTTATCAATGCGAAATTTGTGTAGTGGACACTCAGACAGTCAGAATCGATCGCTTTGGGGAAGATGCTGGTTATTCCAAAAGGGTACTACTAATTTATGATGGCATCCACTATGATCCACTTCAGCGAACCTTCCCTGACCCAGACAGCCCTCCTTTGACCATCTTTTCCTCCAATGATGACATTGTTCTTGCACAAGCTTTGGAATTGGCAGATGAAGCTAGAAGAAAGAGACAGTTTACTGATGTAAACCGATTCACCCTGAGATGTATGGTGTGCCAAAAGGGGTTAACTGGACAAGCAGAAGCAAGGGAACATGCCAAGGAGACTGGCCATACCAACTTTGGAGAGGTGTGA